One window of the Babesia microti strain RI chromosome IV, complete genome genome contains the following:
- a CDS encoding uracil-DNA glycosylase (overlaps_old_locusTagID:BBM_III07730;~overlaps_old_locusTagID:BBM_III07735) has protein sequence MKRKLVTDYFPLAKKPVECMILDKLNTQSMLQKLLGDSWYEVLETEVRKSYFVQLWEMIAKERDKTNDIYPPEHLVFNAFSKTPFNHVKVVIVGQDPYHQPKQAMGLSFSVPKGIAIPPSLRNIFAEIGISSTHGDLTNWAKQGVFLLNSLLTVVRGSPMSHAKYGWQEFTDCVIHTLNTRRSNLVFLLWGQPAAKKCSKIDRAKHLVLMAGHPSPLSYKLFKGCNHFQKANDYLKDHNITPIDWASL, from the exons ATGAAACGAAAATTGGTGACTGACTATTTCCCTTTAGCTAAGAAGCCAGTAGAATGCATGATACTTGACAAACTGAATACGCAATCTATGctacaaaaattactaGGCGATTCTTGGTATGAAGTATTGGAGACTGAAGTTAGGAAGAGCTACTTCGTTCAGCTTTGGGAGATGATAGCCAAAGAGAGGGATAAGACCAATGATATTTACCCGCCGGAACATTTGGTATTCAATGCGTTCTCAAAGACACC GTTTAATCATGTAAAAGTTGTGATTGTTGGACAAGACCCATATCACCAACCAAAACAAGCAATG GGTTTGTCATTTTCAGTTCCCAAGGGAATTGCAATTCCCCCAAGTCTACGCAACATTTTTGCAGAAATTG GAATAAGTTCTACTCATGGAGATCTCACTAATTGGGCAAAACAGGGAGTGTTTCTTCTAAATTCATTACTCACCGTCGTTCGCGGTTCCCCTATGTCGCATgcaaaatat GGTTGGCAAGAATTCACAGATTGCGTAATTCACACGCTGAATACTCGGCGTTCGAATTTGGTATTCCTTCTTTGGG GCCAGCCTGCGGCTAAAAAGtgttcaaaaattgatcGCGCCAAGCATCTAGTTCTCATGGCTGGACATCCATCTCCCTTGTCTTACAAACTATTCAAAG GATGCAATCATTTCCAAAAGGCAAACGATTATCTCAAGGATCATAATATTACCCCTATAGATTGGGCATCGCTATAA
- a CDS encoding splicing factor 3B subunit 4 (overlaps_old_locusTagID:BBM_III07730;~overlaps_old_locusTagID:BBM_III07735) — protein MTTKPTDISQIYERNQEATLYIGNLDPQVDEEILWELFTQVGIVRNVHIPRDKVTNQHQGYGFVEFDNETEADYAQKVMNALKVYHKPIRCNKASQDKRTYEIGANLFIGNLDPDVDEKLLYDTFSAFGLVLSTKIVREEETGLGKGFGFVSFDSFDSSDAALASMNGQYLCNRPIQVSYAYKKDTTGERHGSAAERLLAANRPSDIIPTMEPPPQIPIPPPPIWNSQAY, from the exons ATGACCACAAAACCCACTGATATATCGCAAATATACGAGAGGAATCAAGAGGCAACTCTCTATATTG GAAATTTGGATCCGCAGGTAGATGAGGAGATTCTTTGGGAACTTTTTACGCAAGTTGGAATTGTTAGAAATGTCCATATTCCCCGGGATAAAGTTACCAATCAACATCAGG GATACGGATTCGTCGAATTTGACAACGAAACGGAAGCAGATTATGCACAAAAAGTTATGAATGCACTCAAAGTCTATCACAAACCCATTCGTTGCAACAAAGCATCCCAAGACAAACGTACTTATGaa ATTGGCGCAAATCTTTTCATTGGAAATCTTGACCCAGATGTGGATGAAAAATTGCTATACGACACATTTTCAGCATTTGGACTAGTATTGTCTACTAAGATTGTAAGGGAAGAGGAGACGGGACTCGGTAAAGGTTTTGGATTTGTTTCATTTGATTCATTCGATTCCAGTGACGCTGCTTTGGCCAGTATGAATGGCCAGTATTTATGTAACAGACCCATACAAGTTTCCTATGCATACAAGAAAGATACAACGG GAGAGAGGCATGGTTCAGCTGCTGAGCGATTACTTGCGGCCAATAGACCTAGTGACATCATTCCCACCATGGAACCTCCTCCACAAATACCAATTCCTCCTCCTCCTATTTGGAATTCACAGGCTTATTGA
- a CDS encoding translation initiation factor eIF-3 subunit 6 (overlaps_old_locusTagID:BBM_III07725): protein MILDDDIKPTFTQHEITALLSPFLDPRMVQAIMNWMDGNIDKSNTTKSMKEPVDMHIKTQKLDDAEFKEKESQLLSCVEPFKKALNLYREDQLHKISANAEKVSIAGLILWLNSSYPEQSDITFPFDVDKRLLSLAQLYYKQGDYSRCRKWLVYYINNVAHYINEGSSVKNKMPCYWGILACLILGYIVPLSVESLDAPQTVIVDEADPIALEAETPKAAIICILKINETFTNDESFGEKKENVLKRAWLIHWSLFFVFKYYLSLVHLKDKGSNIQDWPQLQEWLLDERNIAVVLFSAPHLLRYYAVYALLNWNRKDHFRIICNAIAQAKTKYNDTFTLLLGALSVEFDFEEAQKQISEIKQSCESDYLLHMLKDSIEENARYMIFETYCRIHKSINLNMIAQKLNMSTAKAERWIVNLIRHAKLEAKIDSEKNRVEISTTPPSFYQQIIEKTQNLALRSNMILQHLYQPTERSSVTNTNTGNNDYGDGDLQFEKDVGHKKSQSSRLGGFIPERKPRKLVETRS, encoded by the exons ATGATATTGGACGACGACATAAAACCAACTTTCACACAGCACGAGATAACTGCGTTGCTTTCACCCTTCCTTGACCCACGGATGGTCCAAGCCATTATGAATTGGATGGATGGAAATATAGACAAATCCAATACTACCAAGTCAATGAAGGAACCAGTTGATATGCACATCAAAACTCAGAAGCTAGATGATGCGGAATTTAAGGAGAAGGAGTCTCAGCTACTCAGTTGCGTGGAGCCTTTTAAGAAGGCACTAAATCTCTACCGAGAGGATCAATTGCACAAAATATCCGCTAATGCCGAAAAAGTCTCCATCGCTGGGCTAATTTTGTGGCTAAACTCTTCCTACCCCGAACAATCAGACATAACTTTCCCCTTTGACGTGGATAAACGGTTGCTATCATTGGCCCAACTTTACTATAAACAGGGTGATTACTCAAGGTGTAGAAAATGGCTAGTTTACTACATTAACAATGTAGCacattatataaatgagGGGTCTTCTGTTAAGAACAAAATGCCGTGTTATTGGGGAATTTTGGCATGCTTGATACTTGGCTACATAGTTCCCTTGTCCGTTGAATCCCTAGATGCTCCACAGACGGTGATTGTTGATGAGGCAGATCCAATTGCACTGGAAGCTGAAACTCCCAAAGCG GCgataatttgcatattgaaaataaacGAAACTTTTACCAATGACGAATCTTTTGGAGAGAAGAAGGAGAACGTGCTGAAGCGTGCCTGGTTGATCCATTGGTCTCTTTTCTTCGTTTTCAAATACTATCTCTCCTTAGTTCATCTTAAGGATAAGGGTTCTAACATACAAGACTGGCCTCAACTTCAAGAATGGCTACTAGATGAGAG GAATATCGCAGTTGTTTTATTTTCGGCACCACACTTGTTACGTTACTATGCAGTATATGCTTTGCTTAATTGGAATCGCAAGGATCACTTTAGAATCATCTGCAAT GCTATTGCACAGGCAAAGACAAAATACAATGATACATTTACATTGTTACTAGGAGCTCTATCTGTGGAATTCGATTTCGAAGAAGcacaaaaacaaatttctgAAATAAAACAGTCATGCGAATCAGACTATCTGCTCCATATGTTGAAGGATTCAATTGAGGAAAATGCTAGATACATGATTTTTGAAACATATTGCCGCATTCACAAGTCAATCAATCTGAATATGATAGCGCAAAAATTGAACATGTCAACAGCCAAAGCAGAGAGGTGGATTGTAAACCTTATCCGTCATGCAAAGTTGGAAGCTAAGATTGATTCTGAGAAGAATCGAGTTGAAATATCAACCACTCCTCCTTCGTTTTATCAGCAA ATAATTGAAAAGACacaaaatttggcattGAGGTCTAATATGATTTTGCAACACTTGTACCAACCGACTGAAAGGAGTAGTGTTACTAACACAAATACTGGAAACAATGATTACGGTGATGGCGACTTGCAATTTGAAAAGGATGTAGGACATAAAAAGTCGCAAAGTTCGCGACTCGGCGGTTTTATCCCAGAGAGAAAGCCCAGGAAGTTGGTGGAAACTAGAAGTTAA